A window from Candidatus Gracilibacteria bacterium encodes these proteins:
- the argH gene encoding argininosuccinate lyase — protein sequence MSKLWQKEGAVKLNSVVERYTVGEDYLLDRVLFPYDIIGTLAHAKALAQAKVISLEELSSIQKTLKALAELVKSGDVTISIEDEDCHTVMENYLVSELGDLGKKIHTGRSRNDQSLVALRLFMKENLLVTQQLVKKLAEEILVYAKKYRSVAMPGYTHTQQAMLTSVGHHMLSFVESLLDDFSFLDSVLKHIDKNPLGSAAGFGSNVPLDRELTTKELGFASTQINSIYCQSSRGKFESVYLEGVNQIMMTLGRLAADFLMFTTREFSFFEVAADLTTGSSIMPQKKNLDLLEVLRANLSVCFANKEMVQGISKGLPSGYNRDYQLIKKAVIQSTSIVQDSLQLISVFIGGIKPKSDEILTKTQDDIYSADLATQLSFEKGIPFRDAYQEVMTKFKDGFRALGEDPQKVLQGRATLGAPGNDALSYYESLLISLGLLPTFRKILSLFKKRPFCVSAYDRVGEVEVDRRMKMVLYSAIAG from the coding sequence ATGTCTAAACTTTGGCAAAAGGAAGGTGCTGTTAAACTCAACAGTGTGGTGGAACGCTATACGGTTGGGGAGGACTATCTCCTAGATAGGGTTCTTTTCCCCTACGACATTATTGGGACGCTTGCTCATGCTAAGGCTTTGGCCCAAGCGAAAGTTATTTCTTTGGAAGAGCTTTCTAGCATTCAAAAAACTCTCAAAGCTTTAGCGGAATTGGTGAAGAGCGGTGATGTGACGATTTCTATTGAAGATGAGGATTGCCATACCGTTATGGAAAACTACCTCGTCTCAGAGCTGGGAGATCTTGGTAAAAAGATTCATACGGGTCGTAGTCGAAATGATCAATCGTTGGTAGCGCTTAGGTTGTTCATGAAAGAGAACCTCCTGGTTACACAGCAACTTGTTAAAAAACTTGCTGAGGAGATACTGGTGTATGCCAAAAAGTACCGTTCTGTGGCTATGCCTGGTTACACTCACACACAACAAGCTATGCTCACGAGTGTCGGCCACCACATGCTTTCGTTTGTAGAGAGTTTGTTGGATGACTTTTCTTTCCTGGATAGTGTGCTTAAACATATCGATAAAAATCCACTGGGATCGGCAGCTGGTTTTGGCAGTAATGTTCCTCTAGATCGTGAGTTGACTACAAAGGAACTTGGATTCGCGTCGACTCAAATTAACTCTATTTATTGTCAGAGTAGCCGGGGTAAATTTGAGAGCGTTTACTTGGAGGGAGTTAATCAGATCATGATGACTCTTGGACGATTGGCCGCTGATTTTCTAATGTTTACTACCAGGGAATTTTCTTTCTTTGAAGTCGCTGCGGATCTCACGACGGGATCTTCCATTATGCCCCAGAAAAAAAATCTGGATTTATTGGAAGTTTTACGCGCTAATCTTTCCGTTTGTTTCGCAAACAAAGAAATGGTGCAAGGGATTTCAAAGGGCTTGCCTTCCGGTTATAACAGAGATTATCAACTTATCAAAAAAGCCGTTATTCAAAGCACTTCCATTGTTCAGGATAGTTTGCAGCTGATTTCTGTTTTTATTGGCGGTATCAAGCCTAAATCTGATGAGATTTTAACTAAAACACAGGATGACATTTATTCCGCAGATTTAGCTACTCAGCTGAGCTTCGAAAAAGGAATACCCTTTCGTGATGCCTACCAGGAGGTTATGACGAAGTTTAAAGATGGCTTTCGAGCCCTTGGTGAAGATCCCCAAAAAGTGTTACAAGGTCGTGCTACTCTGGGTGCACCTGGTAATGATGCTTTGAGTTACTATGAAAGTTTACTGATTTCACTATGACTACTTCCGACTTTTCGCAAGATTCTGAGCCTATTTAAAAAAAGACCGTTTTGTGTCAGTGCTTATGATAGAGTCGGTGAAGTTGAGGTAGATCGGAGGATGAAGATGGTGTTATACTCTGCTATTGCAGGTTAA
- a CDS encoding TauD/TfdA family dioxygenase codes for MFHLRQVILTSSQRTILSDLLESFSSEDVYAQSYSISGYLHQRTDFFRLAPPFLKDIFLSYLDAGSFADALVIKNCPLDLDLPSTPLDESPSFFKSTFLSEHLLLMASTLLGTPFAIDAENAGFLIHNIYPVKKLSQNQSSKSSGVMLTLHTELSCMTDPPDFLVLLGLRTADYKVNTPILKLDELLDFLTESEIALLYEPLFITEIDESLRKDLNSTVFTEPFRILSLVDGIRVWRYDVEYTRGITPESQAVVQKIVAVHGPLFHNVVIDPGDLLVINNTRVAHGREPFEAKYDGSDRWLQRVNIHLSDTQKTFYKV; via the coding sequence ATGTTTCATCTCCGCCAAGTCATTCTTACGAGTTCTCAGCGGACGATTTTGAGTGATCTGTTGGAGTCTTTTAGTTCCGAAGATGTTTACGCACAGAGCTATTCTATTTCTGGATATCTCCATCAGCGCACGGATTTTTTTCGCCTGGCGCCCCCTTTTTTAAAAGATATATTCTTATCCTATCTCGATGCGGGATCTTTTGCTGATGCACTTGTTATCAAGAACTGTCCACTGGATTTGGATTTGCCATCCACTCCTCTTGATGAATCTCCATCTTTTTTTAAAAGTACTTTCTTGTCGGAGCATCTACTGCTCATGGCCAGTACTTTGCTGGGTACGCCTTTTGCTATTGATGCCGAAAACGCCGGGTTTTTGATCCATAACATTTATCCTGTCAAAAAACTTTCACAAAACCAATCTTCCAAATCTTCGGGCGTTATGCTGACTCTTCATACGGAATTGTCTTGTATGACGGATCCTCCCGATTTCCTTGTTCTTTTGGGTTTACGCACGGCCGACTATAAGGTGAATACGCCTATTTTGAAATTGGACGAGCTTCTCGACTTCTTAACGGAGTCAGAAATTGCTCTTTTGTATGAGCCTCTTTTTATTACAGAAATAGATGAATCACTGCGTAAAGATTTAAACAGTACGGTTTTTACTGAACCTTTCCGAATTCTTTCCCTCGTGGATGGGATTCGTGTTTGGCGCTATGATGTAGAGTATACCCGAGGTATTACTCCCGAGAGTCAGGCCGTTGTTCAGAAAATAGTAGCCGTTCACGGGCCACTTTTCCATAATGTTGTTATTGATCCGGGCGATTTGCTTGTTATTAATAATACAAGAGTTGCTCATGGGCGAGAACCGTTTGAAGCAAAATACGACGGTTCGGATCGTTGGCTTCAGAGAGTGAATATTCATTTGAGCGATACTCAAAAAACTTTTTATAAAGTATAA
- a CDS encoding carbamoyltransferase C-terminal domain-containing protein: MNKAGQRYILGFSDSLHDRSVCIFRDAVPLIAIEEERLSRVKHGLALYGESRKNPSIFSQMELEKSSSEENEARLQPSIDYCLNALGITMDDIDVIAGNSLHLAFPFHGNSIHINHHLAHASAAFYASGFREAAIFVADGYGDLCNSQCYETLMLAKGRDQSIKKLKLVTGHVTSYYDMENSLGVFYRIGTLLSGFGMFDEGKMMGLAAYGEPKYYDFIKDFLIFQPDCVSIKNGELFNAFSDAVQDRSAFELRANIAASFQRVFEEIVFFYIHHLYEIAESENLCISGGIGLNCVMNAKALMQSKFKNVFVFPGPGDNGISFGAAYFVAHQLLGLPRTEPLDIAYFGKAYTQSQELEVLEKYSDQVEFEELNEDELTTLAADLLVKDNVIMWFQEGCEFGPRALGHRSCLGNPMRVETKDYINAKVKFRETFRPLAPIVLEEYMRDFFDISCPSPFMLFSPRVREKTKEMAPGIVHVDGTSRLQTINRKQNAKLYSLIHKFFDQTQVPIILNTSFNGKDEPIVETPEDALKSFLSSPVEHLFIDNYHITKNISGSHCSPCFPFSHLSI; this comes from the coding sequence ATGAATAAAGCTGGGCAACGTTATATCCTCGGTTTCTCAGATTCCTTGCATGATAGATCGGTGTGTATTTTCAGAGATGCTGTTCCCCTCATTGCTATTGAGGAAGAGAGACTTTCTCGTGTCAAACATGGACTTGCACTCTATGGAGAGTCCAGGAAAAATCCTTCGATCTTTTCCCAAATGGAGTTGGAAAAATCCTCTTCTGAAGAAAACGAAGCTCGGTTGCAACCCTCCATTGATTACTGCTTAAACGCTTTGGGCATCACTATGGATGACATTGATGTGATTGCGGGGAATTCACTGCATTTGGCTTTTCCGTTTCATGGTAACTCCATTCATATTAATCATCATTTGGCGCATGCCTCTGCGGCTTTTTATGCTTCTGGATTTCGAGAGGCTGCTATTTTTGTGGCGGATGGTTACGGCGATCTTTGCAACAGTCAGTGCTACGAGACCTTGATGTTGGCCAAAGGTAGAGATCAATCTATTAAGAAGCTTAAGTTGGTCACGGGCCATGTGACGAGCTATTACGATATGGAAAATTCTTTAGGAGTTTTCTATCGGATAGGAACTCTTTTGTCCGGTTTTGGAATGTTTGATGAGGGGAAAATGATGGGTTTGGCGGCGTATGGCGAACCAAAATATTATGATTTTATAAAGGATTTTCTTATTTTTCAGCCGGATTGTGTTTCGATTAAAAATGGTGAGCTTTTCAATGCTTTTTCCGATGCTGTGCAAGATAGAAGTGCTTTTGAACTGAGAGCAAATATAGCCGCTTCGTTTCAACGTGTTTTTGAGGAAATTGTTTTCTTCTACATCCATCATCTTTATGAAATAGCAGAGAGTGAGAATTTGTGTATCTCTGGTGGGATTGGACTCAACTGCGTGATGAATGCCAAGGCTTTAATGCAATCGAAATTTAAGAATGTTTTTGTTTTCCCAGGCCCTGGAGACAATGGAATTTCTTTTGGAGCAGCCTATTTTGTTGCTCATCAGCTTTTGGGCCTTCCGCGTACTGAGCCGTTGGACATTGCTTATTTTGGCAAGGCCTATACTCAGAGTCAGGAGTTGGAAGTCTTAGAGAAGTATAGCGACCAAGTAGAGTTTGAAGAGCTGAATGAAGATGAGCTCACGACTCTTGCTGCTGATTTATTGGTGAAAGACAATGTGATCATGTGGTTTCAGGAGGGATGTGAATTTGGCCCAAGAGCTTTGGGCCACCGAAGCTGTTTAGGGAACCCTATGCGTGTAGAGACGAAAGACTATATCAATGCGAAAGTGAAGTTCAGAGAGACATTCAGGCCTTTGGCGCCGATTGTTTTGGAAGAATACATGCGAGATTTTTTTGATATCAGCTGTCCATCGCCATTTATGCTTTTTTCTCCTCGTGTTAGAGAGAAGACTAAGGAAATGGCTCCTGGCATTGTTCATGTGGATGGCACTTCAAGGTTGCAGACGATCAATCGCAAACAAAATGCAAAACTGTATTCCTTGATTCATAAATTTTTTGATCAAACTCAGGTGCCTATTATCCTCAATACTTCTTTCAATGGTAAGGATGAGCCAATTGTGGAGACTCCCGAAGATGCTCTCAAGAGCTTTTTGAGTTCCCCTGTGGAACACTTATTTATTGATAATTATCACATAACCAAAAACATATCTTGAAGCCATTGCTCTCCATGTTTTCCCTTCTCGCACCTATCAATATAG
- a CDS encoding GNAT family N-acetyltransferase, which translates to MMPIEIQMTDGKSDFMSAIFDLRHEVFVVEQHVPIELEIDEFDQEAMHFFALQGDQIVGTLRILAEDDHVKIGRVAVKKDHRKLGIGRKIMETAMNYIQNSGYTTIVLGAQLEVVPFYQKLGFVEEGEIFDDAGIDHIMMVKRVNHG; encoded by the coding sequence ATGATGCCAATTGAAATTCAAATGACTGATGGAAAATCCGACTTCATGTCTGCTATTTTTGATTTGCGTCATGAGGTTTTTGTAGTTGAGCAGCATGTTCCGATTGAGCTTGAAATTGATGAATTTGATCAAGAGGCCATGCATTTTTTTGCATTACAGGGCGATCAGATAGTTGGCACACTTCGTATTCTTGCTGAGGATGATCATGTCAAAATTGGGCGTGTAGCTGTGAAAAAGGATCATAGAAAACTTGGAATTGGACGAAAAATAATGGAGACCGCCATGAATTATATTCAGAATAGTGGCTATACAACTATAGTTCTGGGTGCTCAACTGGAGGTCGTGCCATTCTATCAAAAGCTTGGTTTTGTTGAGGAGGGTGAGATTTTTGATGATGCGGGTATTGATCACATTATGATGGTGAAAAGAGTGAATCATTGATAA
- the argS gene encoding arginine--tRNA ligase, producing MSTAESHVYSLCDELTSVVEGTLGKKLGQPVTRARVEGADYGLNLHALREATESIDDVVVRIRDLIIGLIPAGITISAEKGFINFQVSNEALGRVVANIVDQPNGGIEPVGDRTMLEFFSPNTNKPMHLGHLRNIALGESLARLLQFFGHDVTKVNLFNDRGAHICKSMLAYQLYGGEATPESTGVKGDHFVGDYYVRYEKDLQAQLKPIIERIKSEPEMAAELLASSEELAKLESAMKDQPTDKTLKLAFEKAKKKHANLEERVVSQAKAEAPLVLEVNEMLQKWEDGDPEVRALWEKMNGWAIGGMEQTLDRLDTHFDIIYFESQTYKLAMDMIQKGLDSGTFERDPSGAVVADLEKLGVRDRKGNPLSGKKVLLRSDGTSVYITQDLAMAELKAKDYHPDNSMYVVADEQLRHFEVLFGILKALGYGWADKLKHIPYGMVDLPSGRMKSREGTVVDADDILDALRDNVKAVSAQSSDLADAGRVPRREVLEDEVADKIGIAAMRYYLLSSRPDSRIKFDPEQSVKLEGKTGPYILYQYVRSGKILQTAEDNGGGVSTPGAAPDFSTLADPAEHDLLMTLVEFTDCMKTIQRTLDQTLLSDYVYKLAKAFAVFYEKCPIFKPALAGQDPIAPELKNTRLALVQYSHSLLSKSLELLGIEKVERM from the coding sequence ATGTCAACTGCAGAATCTCATGTTTATAGCCTTTGTGATGAGCTGACCTCTGTTGTTGAAGGTACTCTTGGAAAGAAACTGGGGCAACCTGTTACGAGGGCGAGAGTTGAGGGAGCGGACTATGGTTTGAACCTCCATGCTTTGCGTGAGGCTACAGAAAGTATAGATGATGTTGTTGTGAGAATCAGGGACCTTATTATAGGATTGATCCCTGCTGGTATTACGATTTCTGCTGAAAAAGGTTTTATTAATTTTCAAGTTTCGAACGAAGCGTTGGGACGGGTTGTTGCAAATATTGTTGATCAGCCTAACGGAGGAATAGAGCCTGTCGGTGATCGTACTATGTTGGAGTTTTTTAGTCCCAACACCAATAAGCCCATGCACTTGGGGCATCTTAGAAATATTGCATTGGGAGAAAGTTTGGCCCGATTGCTCCAGTTTTTCGGACACGATGTCACCAAAGTGAATCTGTTCAATGATCGTGGTGCTCATATTTGTAAATCTATGCTTGCCTACCAATTGTATGGCGGTGAAGCCACGCCTGAGTCCACCGGCGTTAAAGGCGATCATTTTGTTGGGGATTACTATGTTCGTTACGAGAAAGATTTGCAGGCACAGCTAAAACCCATTATTGAGCGCATCAAGAGTGAGCCTGAGATGGCAGCAGAGCTGTTGGCATCCAGCGAAGAACTCGCAAAACTTGAATCGGCAATGAAAGATCAGCCTACTGATAAAACACTCAAGCTTGCTTTTGAAAAAGCCAAGAAAAAACACGCAAACTTGGAAGAACGTGTTGTAAGTCAGGCTAAAGCTGAAGCTCCCCTCGTTCTTGAAGTGAATGAAATGCTTCAAAAATGGGAAGATGGAGATCCGGAGGTGCGGGCGCTATGGGAAAAGATGAACGGCTGGGCTATTGGAGGTATGGAACAAACGCTGGATCGTCTCGACACGCATTTTGACATTATCTATTTCGAATCACAGACTTATAAGCTTGCGATGGACATGATTCAGAAAGGTTTGGACAGTGGTACCTTTGAAAGGGATCCAAGCGGTGCTGTAGTTGCTGATTTAGAAAAACTTGGGGTGCGGGATAGAAAGGGGAATCCCTTGAGTGGTAAGAAAGTTTTGCTGCGCTCTGATGGAACGAGTGTATACATCACTCAGGATTTGGCTATGGCGGAACTCAAAGCGAAGGACTATCACCCGGATAACAGTATGTATGTAGTGGCTGATGAACAACTTCGTCACTTCGAAGTCCTTTTTGGAATTCTTAAGGCTTTGGGCTACGGCTGGGCTGATAAACTCAAACACATTCCTTATGGTATGGTGGACCTTCCCTCGGGACGAATGAAATCTCGTGAAGGAACGGTGGTGGATGCGGACGATATCCTTGATGCGCTGCGTGACAATGTAAAAGCAGTGAGTGCTCAATCTTCGGATCTTGCAGATGCCGGAAGGGTGCCTCGACGGGAGGTGCTTGAGGATGAAGTCGCTGACAAAATTGGTATTGCAGCTATGCGCTATTACCTTCTGTCGAGTCGCCCTGACAGTAGAATAAAATTTGATCCGGAACAATCGGTAAAGCTTGAAGGGAAGACAGGTCCTTATATTCTTTATCAATATGTCCGCAGTGGAAAGATTCTCCAAACTGCTGAAGACAATGGTGGGGGAGTTTCAACGCCTGGCGCAGCTCCGGATTTTTCTACTCTGGCTGACCCAGCTGAGCATGACCTTTTGATGACATTGGTTGAATTTACAGATTGTATGAAAACTATTCAGAGGACTCTTGATCAAACGCTTTTATCTGATTATGTGTACAAGTTGGCTAAAGCGTTTGCGGTTTTCTACGAGAAGTGTCCGATTTTTAAGCCGGCACTGGCGGGTCAAGACCCCATTGCTCCTGAACTTAAAAATACCCGACTTGCACTTGTTCAGTATTCCCATTCCTTGTTATCGAAATCTTTGGAATTGCTTGGAATAGAGAAAGTGGAGCGAATGTAG
- the radA gene encoding DNA repair protein RadA, with translation MKLKTIFVCQNCSFQSGKWLGKCPSCDQWNTLLEDIINVGKPDSVNTGRRPVPRNPGKPQAISASHTPRTRILTGIGEFDQVIGGGFVEGSLILLSGEPGIGKSTLTLQITNQMAAQKSRVLYITGEESIEQVADRAKRLKSKQENIELLYENNLENILAVIEGQKPDFLVVDSIQVMSSAEIPGASGSLSQVRFVTEMLMNAIKTHNIPTLLIGHVNKEGNIAGPKVLEHLVDTVLILEGERDHELRMLRAMKNRFGPVNEVGIFEMTEEGLHELKNPGQRILENRKESCLGTCLTMSMEGNRPLLVEIQALVNHTDFGYPKRSANGFDRNRLELLIAVLQKHGGYSLSDQDVYINVTGGIHVSDPACDSAVCMAIISSLLKKPIPEMNVIVGEVGLSGEIRKSYKDKDREKSTKKMGLELLLPHSIATLRTIFIAG, from the coding sequence TCCAAAGTGGGAAATGGCTGGGCAAATGCCCCAGTTGTGACCAGTGGAACACCTTGCTGGAAGACATCATCAATGTGGGCAAACCCGACTCCGTCAACACCGGCCGAAGACCTGTTCCCCGCAATCCGGGGAAGCCACAAGCCATTTCCGCCTCTCACACTCCAAGAACCAGAATCCTCACCGGCATCGGCGAATTCGACCAAGTGATTGGGGGCGGTTTTGTGGAAGGCAGCCTGATTCTGCTGTCGGGCGAACCGGGCATAGGGAAATCAACGCTCACCCTGCAAATCACCAATCAAATGGCTGCTCAAAAAAGCCGCGTCCTTTACATCACCGGAGAAGAATCCATCGAACAAGTGGCAGACCGCGCCAAACGGTTAAAATCGAAACAAGAAAATATTGAGTTGCTCTACGAAAACAATTTGGAAAACATTCTGGCCGTCATCGAAGGGCAAAAACCGGACTTTTTAGTCGTCGATTCCATTCAAGTGATGAGCTCTGCGGAAATTCCCGGCGCTTCCGGCAGCCTCAGCCAAGTGCGATTCGTCACCGAAATGCTGATGAATGCCATCAAAACGCACAATATTCCAACCCTGCTCATCGGTCATGTGAACAAAGAGGGCAATATCGCCGGCCCCAAAGTGCTCGAACATTTAGTAGATACTGTGCTTATTTTGGAAGGAGAACGCGATCATGAACTCCGCATGCTCCGCGCCATGAAAAATCGTTTTGGCCCCGTAAACGAAGTGGGTATTTTCGAAATGACGGAAGAGGGCCTTCACGAACTCAAAAATCCGGGCCAGCGCATCTTGGAGAACCGAAAAGAAAGCTGCTTGGGCACCTGTCTCACCATGAGCATGGAGGGCAATCGACCCTTGCTTGTTGAGATCCAAGCCTTGGTAAATCACACCGATTTTGGCTACCCCAAACGATCCGCCAACGGGTTTGATCGAAACCGGCTGGAGCTCCTTATCGCCGTTCTGCAAAAACACGGCGGATATTCTCTTTCGGATCAAGATGTGTACATCAATGTCACCGGGGGCATCCATGTGAGCGACCCAGCCTGCGACAGCGCAGTTTGCATGGCCATTATTTCCAGCTTACTTAAAAAGCCTATTCCGGAGATGAATGTCATTGTAGGCGAAGTAGGACTATCCGGTGAAATTCGCAAAAGCTACAAAGATAAAGATCGAGAGAAAAGTACCAAAAAAATGGGTCTGGAACTCCTCCTCCCTCATTCAATAGCCACCTTAAGGACTATTTTTATAGCTTGATAA